The uncultured Bacteroides sp. genome includes the window AACTGCCTCGAACAAGTATTTCTCCGCATAGTTATAGTTTACACGTCCAAAAACAGAAGCCAATTTGTGATCGTTAGCGCCTCCGTTAACCCGTTCGTTACTTCTATCGCCGGTTGCAATATCAATATATGCTTTCTCCGGATCAACAATTAGCAAATCATAATCCGTTCCCGATAAGTCAGAATACGAATAAGATGAAAGTGTCGTTCCTAGTAACAATCCTAAATGATGCTCTCCGAATGTTTTGTCATAAGATAAAAGATTCTCCCATTGCCAGGAATACGCTTCACTTTTGGCATCATTCACATACGAAGTCGAATTTTTTGTTGTTGTATTCAAATCGTATACCGGAGTTACATTCTTCGTCGAATTAAATCCCCATTCCATACCTGCGGTTGTTTTATATTTCAAGCCCGGAAGTATAGAAACATCCAAATTAAAATTACCATTGAATATTTGCGAAATATTTCTTTGGTTATGATTAACCTGAAGATCAGCCAACGGATTGGATATCTCTCTCAAGTCTATTATATTGTAAACTCTGCCATCGGGTGAAGTTACATAATTAGGATATAAAGAGGCATATTGAGCAATCTTATCGGGATTATCCTGATAAACGCTTTCGGTAGGAGGAAGCATATTCATTGAAGCTATTATTCCGCTCGATTCGCTATTATCGATCGTATTACCAATTCTCTCGGATCGCGAATAGCTAACAATAGAACCGAAAATCATTTTATTTAAAAATTTTCTGTCCTTTGCATCAACCAACGTATTTGAATAATTGAATCGCCCGTTATATCTTTCATAATCCGAATGTCCTTTAGCCAAAATACCACGTTGTTTGATATAACCAAATGAAGCATAATGAGTACTGTGTTCACTTCCTCCGGCTAAAGATAATTTATGTGTAATGACAGGGGCATTGCTATAAGTCAGCTCTTTTTGCCAATCTGTATCAACAGAAGATTCGGTGGGAAAATAATCCGGCTTGCCCGAATTAGCAGCCATCTCATTCATTATCATCTGATACTCCTGGCTGTTCATCAAATCTAACTTTTTAGCAGGGTTCTGAACACCGTATGTAAACTCATAGTTCAGCGTTGTTTTTTGCATGGCAGTTCCTTTTTTAGTTGTTACAAGTACAACACCATTGGCACCACGCGCACCGTAAATAGCAGCCGAAGCCGCATCTTTCAATACCTCTATAGATTCAATATCCGAAGGATTAAGATAATTAATTCCGTTAGATGACGGCATACCATCGACAATATACAATGGTTCAGAGTCGTTTACCGTTCCTGTTCCACGAATGCGTATCTTCGAATCCATACCCGGCTGGCCCGACTGTGAGGTTATTTGCACACCTGCAACTTTACCTTTCAGCACATCTTGTACGTTGGTGGGAGTACCCTTACCCAGCTCATCGGCCGATACCTGGCTCATGGCTGCTGTTACGACACTCTTTTTCTGCACACCATAGCCCACAACCACAACTTCTTCGAGAGTCTTTGTGTCTTCCTTTAAAACAACAATTATGTTTTGTCTTCCATTGAGGGAAATTTCCTGAGTAGAATATCCGATATAGGAAACTACCAAAACGGCATTAGGAGAAGCTTCAAGGCTGAATTTTCCGTCAAGGTCTGTGATAGTCCCCGACTTAGCGTTCTTGACCGTAATATTAGCACCAATGATTGCGTCTCCATTTGAATCTTTAATAAGACCCGTAACCCGTTTATCTTGTTGCGCTGAAGCTATTGCTTTGTCAGCTTTACTCATCAGCATAATATTTTTACCTTCCATAGCATAATAAACGCCGGTACCGTCGAATACGCGATTAAGCACTTCGGCTACCGTTCTGTTATTTGCATCCACATTAACCTTTCTGTTAAGGTTAACTTCATCAACATTGAAGACAAATAAATAATCTGTCTGTTTTTCTATCTCACTAATTATATTTCTGGCTGAAACATTCTTGGCCGAGATGGAGACTTTCATCACCTGAGAATTTACCTCGGTTGCAAAAATCCCTCCGGCAAAGAGGAAAAGAGATAAAATCGCGATTCTCATAATACGGAATAAATGTTTAATTTGTACAATAGATTCCTGATACAAAATATTTTTCATATCTTTGTAGAGTTAATTTTTGAGTTAGTACTTTAGAATTTAAGGCGAAAGTCGATAGTATTGACTCCCCCGGCCGGTAGATGTTGACGCATTTACCGGTTTTTAGTTACTATTAGGTTTTCATTTGTGTATCATAGGCTTCGTTTTAAAAGGTTAATTAATAAAGATTATATTCTTATCGTCGTCTTTCTTATAAGTAAATTTATTGTTCAACTGCAACACTTTAAGAACGTGTTCAACACCATCTTGTGTGCGGAACTTACCTGTATATCTATTCTTCAGTATCTTTGAGTTATTAATAATAATCTTAACATCAAAGCATAATTCAAGTTGTTTCATCATATCTTCGACCGAGGCATCCTGGAAACTGATGATTCCTTCCCTCCATAAAAAATGATCAAATTCAGCAAGCACGGTTTTCTTCAGCTTTCCGTCTACTAAAGAAGCTTTAGTGTTGGGCTCAAGCATCATTCGGCATGAGGTTCCGGGCACATATACTTCAACAGATCCATTCAGCAAAGCCGTTTCAAACTGAGGAGACGAACTATAGGCTATTACATTAAACTCCGTGCCAAATACTCTCACATTATACTTATCAGTCTCCACTATAAAAGGTTTTGACTTATCCTTAGCAACTATAAAGTAGCCCTCGCCATCGAGCTTCACATTACGTGTTTTCGACGAAAAATTAGAAGGAAACGAAAAGGTTGTTTGAGCATTCAACCACACTTTTGTTCCATCAGCCAATAGCAATTCCGCACGCTGCCCTGCAGGAACCCGAATGGTTTGCATCACTTGCGAAAGCTTATCTTGTTTCGTTCTCACCCAATAGGACGCTCCGGCAATAACAATTGCAAAAATGGCTGCAATCTTGAGCATCTCCTTAAAATAAGAAATGCGTTTGCCCTCTTTGCCACCGCTCGTTTCGCACGCAGCCGGTTGTTCATCCGTGTGCCACAGAGTTATATCATGCAATTTTCTGAGGGCCATGTACTCTCGCATGTTTCTCTCGTCTTCATTTAGCCACTCAATAACCAGCTTTTTTTCGGCCATAGTAGCTTCACCTGCGATGTATCGCTGTAACAGTTTTGTTTCCATCTTTTTACCTAATTGTAATCGGAGAGAAATAATGCTATATCTCACCGGTTAATTTATAAACGATTCAACATGATGAATCCCTAATGATAATTATGAATTTAGTGAAAATAAAAAAAGAAGTAGAATAAAGGAAGATAATCCTTCAGGGTGACACGCAATTCTTTGAGTGCTTTAGAAATGTGATAATCTATCCCTTTAACGGATATGCCCATGATTTCGGCTATTTCTTTATTTGATTTATCCTCAAACCGACTCATTTCGAAGATACGCCTGGTTTGTTCGGAAAGCGAATGCAGCGTTTCTTGTACTATGCGAGTTACTTCATCCGAAAATATTTCATCGGGGTCGCAAGCCTCCAGGTTAGAAATTCTCATATCCAATTCCTGATGATACCAATCAGTAAGGTTATCAAACACATTTCGTTTTATTTCATCATGCTTCAAATGATCAAGGGATTTATTTTTTAGAATAGTAAGCAATAGAGGCTGCACATAAGCAATTTCTTCCTCCTTCATACGTTCCCATAATTTAATCAGCGAATCCGAAGCTATATCTTCGGCAGCAAGGTCGTCGTGCACATAGGATTTTGCAAACAAAAAAGCTTTCCTATAATACGAGGTATAAATGTCATTAAATGAAATTGTGGTTGTTTGAACGTCCATTATAATAGCTTTAGATTGTTCCATATCAAAGGCGACGACGTTGCAAACTTATATATAATCTTTGAATTATAGCGCAAATAGTATAAAAAATGCAAGGATTACATTCACAGATACAATATGTTAAGTGCATTGCAAGAAAAAAAGTGTTGTACCTTTAGGGAAGTTCTAAGATGAATCGTTTCATAACAAAGCACTTAATATAGAAAGATGAAATCACATGCATTACCAACAGCCATTTCGACTTCAGACAGCCATACGGGCATATTTATTAAAAAAGGCCACGCCATTCTCATCATCTTCCTGTTCTTTGGCGGCGTACTAAACACTTTTGCACAACAACTATCCCCAAAGTTCATTAATGAAATTGCAAATACAGGATATATTCACCGGCCACTCCCGCTCGACGCCTCTAATTCTCTGGAGGAAGCCGGACTGAAGAAAAAAGTACTAATATCCACACCTCTGTGCACAAAGACGAATCCGGATGGTTGGGAGCATTCGGGAATAGGCACTCTCACCCACACGCAAGAAAGAAGCTTAACGGGAAATGGTTGCCTCAGAATGCGCGTGCCCACAACGGTAGATAAGTGGACCAATTCCGATCATACAACTTATGGTTATTCGCAAGCTACCTATGAGGTAGGAGGAGCCAATTGGGAAAAATATAATCGCATCCTGTTTTACATATATCCCGACTGCGAAGGGAGCCGGAACGTACACCTCAATTTATACCTATTCAATGACGGAAAATTAAAGGTACCCGATGAATACGGACGAGAAGGGAGCCATGAGATCAATCTTATTAATCGTCAGTGGAACAAATGTTATCTGGAGATTAACGAACTACCCAGAGATAAGGTAACAAAAATAGTATTCGGATCTACCGCTTTCGGACGAGACAGAACCACCGGCGAGTTTCTCCAATTCGACATTGATAGTATTGAACTGCAACAAATAGCCGATCCGGAGATTGTTAGCGGATGGATGCCCGGCAAAGAACAAATTGTTTATTCGACTACCGGATACAGTACAGACGGGCATAAAACAGCTATCTGCAACGTTACCCACACAACGCCGGGGGCACAAAAGTTCCAATTGCTCGACACGCTGGGAGAAACAGCTTATCAAGGCACGGTCTCCAGACAAAAAACATCGTTGGGCACATTCGATGTCATCGACTTTTCCGACTTCAAAAAGCCCGGCAGTTATCGGATTAAAATGAATCGGGCACTCACTTCTCCTTTCCTTATCGGTAATAATATATGGGAAAGCTCCGTGTGGAAAGCGCTGAACTTCATTTTCTGCGAAAGATGCGGCTATCCGGTGCCCGAGAAGCACGGCAACTGCCATGCCGATATTCTGGCCACACACAATGGACTTACATTGCCCTACAACGGAGGATGGCATGACGCAGGAGACATGTCGCAGCAATCGTTGCAAACAGGCGATGTAATGTATGCTCTTTTTGAAATGGCCAATAAGGTGAAGGGAAAAGACAATGACTTGTATTACCGACTACTGGAAGAAGCCGAATGGGGATTGGATTTCGTTTTAAAATGCAGGTTCGGCGATGGCTATAGGGCAAGCAGCGCAGGCATAGCCATCTGGACAGACGGAATGACGGGAGATGAAGACGACACCCCCGCCCGCGTGCACAATAATCCTTTTGATAACTTTCTGTTCTCGGGCATGGAAGCTTATGCGGCGCTCTCGATAGACAAAGATAAAATGTTGAAAGAAAAGCTGATAAAGGTAGCCAAAGAAGATTTCGGCTTTGCGATGGCTTCTCACATAAAAGACGGATACGGGAATTTCAAGATTATTTGGGAACACAGCTACAACACTTCCCAAAGCCAGTACATGGCCACTGCTTCGTGGGCGGCAAGTATGCTTTATCAGCTTACAAGCGAAGGCTATTATGCAGAAAAGGCAACGGAATTTATGAACTACACGCTCGATTGCCAACGTACGTCTCCACTAAATGATGCCGACGAGATAAGCGGTTTCTTTTATCGCGATAAGAGCAAAAAGGTCATTGAACACTTCAACCACCAGTCGCGCGAGCAGATTTACATGCAAGCTCTTGTTGCTTTGTGCCAAACACAACCCCGGAACCCACTCTATGATAAATGGAAGAATGCAATCAATCTGTATGGCAGTTATCTAAAGAAGATGATGAAATATTCGCAACCCTACGGACTTATTCCGAGTGGTATTTACCATATCGATGAAGCCAAAGACAGTGTCAGCTTTAATGCACAAAATTTATTTCCCGGAAAGAATGCGGTAAAAGATTTCTCTATGCAATTGCAAAACGGCATCAAGCTGGATAAAGAACATTATCTCAAAATATTTCCCGTATGGTTTTCGTTCAGAGGGAACACGGCCGTTCACCTTGCCATGGGAAAAGCAGCGGCCATCTGTGGCAATTTTCTCCACGATAAAGAGTTGAAAGAGATTGCCGAAGAGCAGCTATTGTGGGTAGTGGGGAAAAACCCGTTCGGCCAATCGCTCATGTACGGAGAAGGAAATAACTATGCACAACAATATGTTGCCCTACCGGGCGAAATGGTAGGCGAAATGCCCGTAGGCATTCAAACCAGATACAATGAAGACAAGCCCTACTGGCCACAAGCCAACAATGCAACCTATAAGGAAGTATGGGTTACCTCGGCCGGCAAATGGTTATCATTAATCGCAGATTTGTAAACGCAAAAAAATAAATTATGAGAAAGATTCTTTACTTGTTGCTCCTGCTGGGTTGTAGCATAACAACCCAGGCACAATTTAAGGTTAGTAAACATCAGGAAGGTTGGGACAATATTCCACCTCAGGCGGTAAAAGAAGGTTTCGGGCTCCAGAAATCGATTTTAGCCAACATGGACAATGACCCTGCTTTAGAGGAAGTTATGTTGTTCGGAAGAGATAGCGGGCACTACCCCACTTTCGATCTGTTTAAAGCCTACTATGTTATTGTAGACAATTATACCAAGGAAGTGGAATACATATCGGATGATATCTATATCACTGATAAATATGAGCTGAAAGTTGAAGACAGAAACAATGACGGAATATCCGAACTATACATCAACTACTTTAAAGACGGCAAGTTTAAGACCAATGCCGACGGATACAACCTGGAAACAACGCGGTGTTATGACTGCATAGAGTGGCAACCCGATAACCAAATCATTAAAAGTAAGCAGAAATGAAAAGAAGAATCATCTTATTTGCAGTATTTATAATTCTTGTTGGTTCGTTTACGGCCATGCAAGCACAGAAGAAAGTGATAAAAACAATGATTATCACCGGGCAGGATGGTAGCCACTACTGGCAGGGAGCGAGCAATGCACTCAAGCAAATACTCGAAAACAGCGGCCTGTTTAAGGTCGATATCAACGTTACTCCGAATTTCGGCGGAAACATAGCCGAATTTAAGCCTGACTTCAGCAAATACAACCTGATAGTGATTGACTATGGCGGGGCAACCTGGTCGGAACCCGTTCGCAAGAATTTTGAGAAATACGTAGCCGACGGCGGAGGTGTAGTTATTATTCATTCATCCGTTGTTCCCATGGCCGACTGGAAAGGATATAATGAAATCATCGGGATGGGTGCTTGGGAAGGGCGCAATGAAAAAGACGGGCCGTATCTGTATTGGAAAGACGGCAAGTATGTTTACGATTATTCACCGGGATGGGCCGGATATCATGGCCTTCAACACGAATCGGTAGTAGATAACAGAGCTACGGAACATCCTATATTAAAGGGACTAAACCTCCGATGGAAGCACTTCAAAGACGAAATATACTGTCACCTTCGCGGACCGGAAAAGAATATGGAAATACTGGCCACAGTGAATGAAAAAGGGAGAGACGAACCTGTTATGTGGACTGTACGCCCGGGCAAGGGACGCGTATTCGTAAGCGTTTTGGGGCATTGCGGCAACGATCCGAACATGATTTATTCCATGAAATGCACCGGCTATCAGGTTACTCTGCTCAGAGGTGCCGAATGGGCTGCTACGGGAGAAGTGACCCAGAAAGTGCCCAACGATTTCCCGCTAGAAGACACCTATACGCTGCGCCCCGACTTTAAGGCGCCGTTCAATGCCTATATTAACTAACACACTAATATTTCAGATGAGAATCTATAAATCGTCTTTTTTACCAACGTTGAAATGAAAAAGCATGTATGCATCCGAACAACTGATCGGGAGGCATACATGCTTTTCTGCAATAGTATTCTTGGAGCGAAAGGGCGCAACTACCTCAGCAGACACGTTAAGTAATTCCTTTTAAAGGCTTTATTATCCTGAAACAACGGCTTCATCTTCTCGTTTCCCGGCTGTGGTCTCTACAGTCCCCGTGTGGAGTCTCGCGGGTCCCCGCGTGGAGACCGGCGAGACTCCACACGGGGAACGAGAAGATGAAGCCGTTCTCTGTGGTTAATAATGGCTTGGTTTGCAGATACAAATGCCGTGCGAAGCACTACCGAAACGGGCTCCCTGCCTCAGGGATGCCTATCCGATGCATGCATCCCCCTGCTCGCCTCTGCGCATCAAATTCCTTCTTCTATCGAATTATCGTCTGAGTCTTGTTGTTGCTGATTCTGCTTTTGGTCGCGCTTAGCATTGTTCTTCATATTTCCGAAGTTATAGGTAAGCGTAAAGCCTACGATACGCCCCGAGCGGGCAAACATTGACTCTTGCGAGAAACCGGAACCCGATGTTACCGTAAGGCGTTTGCGAGAGTTAAGTATATCACGCGTGTTGATGGTTAAGCTTAATTTACGATCGAGGAATGATTTTCTTAGTCCTAAGTCGATTGTATGATTAGCGTCGGTATATCCCTGTGCCACAATCTGGCGAGAGTTATAGTTACCCGTTGCCTGCAACGAAACGCCGTAAGGCAGCATCACATTGGCAATCATACGCCCGCTCCACGAGAAATCTTCGTCTGGCTGACCGATAATAGGCTCGGTTGCTCCCGTAGGAAGATACGTAAACCCATCCAGCTTGTTATAATAAAAGTTCAGCGTAGTAGTAAGATCGAGGAAGCGGAACAGACTATTCTTCAAAATAAGTTCTGTGCCGGCGGACTGTGTTTTGGCTATATTATCATACGTTCTTTTCATGATATCACCTTCCCGGTAACTGACTTGTTGAATCACATTATTCGTATTCCGA containing:
- a CDS encoding TonB-dependent receptor, which produces MKNILYQESIVQIKHLFRIMRIAILSLFLFAGGIFATEVNSQVMKVSISAKNVSARNIISEIEKQTDYLFVFNVDEVNLNRKVNVDANNRTVAEVLNRVFDGTGVYYAMEGKNIMLMSKADKAIASAQQDKRVTGLIKDSNGDAIIGANITVKNAKSGTITDLDGKFSLEASPNAVLVVSYIGYSTQEISLNGRQNIIVVLKEDTKTLEEVVVVGYGVQKKSVVTAAMSQVSADELGKGTPTNVQDVLKGKVAGVQITSQSGQPGMDSKIRIRGTGTVNDSEPLYIVDGMPSSNGINYLNPSDIESIEVLKDAASAAIYGARGANGVVLVTTKKGTAMQKTTLNYEFTYGVQNPAKKLDLMNSQEYQMIMNEMAANSGKPDYFPTESSVDTDWQKELTYSNAPVITHKLSLAGGSEHSTHYASFGYIKQRGILAKGHSDYERYNGRFNYSNTLVDAKDRKFLNKMIFGSIVSYSRSERIGNTIDNSESSGIIASMNMLPPTESVYQDNPDKIAQYASLYPNYVTSPDGRVYNIIDLREISNPLADLQVNHNQRNISQIFNGNFNLDVSILPGLKYKTTAGMEWGFNSTKNVTPVYDLNTTTKNSTSYVNDAKSEAYSWQWENLLSYDKTFGEHHLGLLLGTTLSSYSYSDLSGTDYDLLIVDPEKAYIDIATGDRSNERVNGGANDHKLASVFGRVNYNYAEKYLFEAVVRRDGSSNFGASHKYAIFPSVSLGWVLTGEDFMKNRPEWLDFMKLRASWGQNGNESIGAFGYTSMMSMGYNAVVNGKVYTGAKPSGYVNSDLKWETSEQTDLGLDLRLLNSSLTLSADYFNKKTKDMLMDVSLPEYTGYASMKNNVGTVSNKGFEFETSYKLKIGEVGLNVGANAAYVKNEVTNLGSGRTGLDILGGGLGGTVTWMESGKPYGFFYGYVTDGIFQNQNEIDSYVDKNGNKIQPNAVPGDVRYKDLDGNGTISGDDRKMIGDSNPDWTFGFSLNASWRNFDLNAFFQGAQGNQIYKFYRRANITYANWEKSWLGRWHGEGTSNKLPRIDEGDPHNNTTWVSDLFVEDGSYLRMKVLQLGYQLPQNYIRKMSVSKLRLFVQAENLFTVTNYSGLDPEVGTRNGFDGGTYPQARTFTFGANIVF
- a CDS encoding FecR family protein; this translates as METKLLQRYIAGEATMAEKKLVIEWLNEDERNMREYMALRKLHDITLWHTDEQPAACETSGGKEGKRISYFKEMLKIAAIFAIVIAGASYWVRTKQDKLSQVMQTIRVPAGQRAELLLADGTKVWLNAQTTFSFPSNFSSKTRNVKLDGEGYFIVAKDKSKPFIVETDKYNVRVFGTEFNVIAYSSSPQFETALLNGSVEVYVPGTSCRMMLEPNTKASLVDGKLKKTVLAEFDHFLWREGIISFQDASVEDMMKQLELCFDVKIIINNSKILKNRYTGKFRTQDGVEHVLKVLQLNNKFTYKKDDDKNIIFIN
- a CDS encoding RNA polymerase sigma-70 factor, which translates into the protein MDVQTTTISFNDIYTSYYRKAFLFAKSYVHDDLAAEDIASDSLIKLWERMKEEEIAYVQPLLLTILKNKSLDHLKHDEIKRNVFDNLTDWYHQELDMRISNLEACDPDEIFSDEVTRIVQETLHSLSEQTRRIFEMSRFEDKSNKEIAEIMGISVKGIDYHISKALKELRVTLKDYLPLFYFFFYFH
- a CDS encoding glycoside hydrolase family 9 protein, translated to MKSHALPTAISTSDSHTGIFIKKGHAILIIFLFFGGVLNTFAQQLSPKFINEIANTGYIHRPLPLDASNSLEEAGLKKKVLISTPLCTKTNPDGWEHSGIGTLTHTQERSLTGNGCLRMRVPTTVDKWTNSDHTTYGYSQATYEVGGANWEKYNRILFYIYPDCEGSRNVHLNLYLFNDGKLKVPDEYGREGSHEINLINRQWNKCYLEINELPRDKVTKIVFGSTAFGRDRTTGEFLQFDIDSIELQQIADPEIVSGWMPGKEQIVYSTTGYSTDGHKTAICNVTHTTPGAQKFQLLDTLGETAYQGTVSRQKTSLGTFDVIDFSDFKKPGSYRIKMNRALTSPFLIGNNIWESSVWKALNFIFCERCGYPVPEKHGNCHADILATHNGLTLPYNGGWHDAGDMSQQSLQTGDVMYALFEMANKVKGKDNDLYYRLLEEAEWGLDFVLKCRFGDGYRASSAGIAIWTDGMTGDEDDTPARVHNNPFDNFLFSGMEAYAALSIDKDKMLKEKLIKVAKEDFGFAMASHIKDGYGNFKIIWEHSYNTSQSQYMATASWAASMLYQLTSEGYYAEKATEFMNYTLDCQRTSPLNDADEISGFFYRDKSKKVIEHFNHQSREQIYMQALVALCQTQPRNPLYDKWKNAINLYGSYLKKMMKYSQPYGLIPSGIYHIDEAKDSVSFNAQNLFPGKNAVKDFSMQLQNGIKLDKEHYLKIFPVWFSFRGNTAVHLAMGKAAAICGNFLHDKELKEIAEEQLLWVVGKNPFGQSLMYGEGNNYAQQYVALPGEMVGEMPVGIQTRYNEDKPYWPQANNATYKEVWVTSAGKWLSLIADL
- a CDS encoding ThuA domain-containing protein, giving the protein MKRRIILFAVFIILVGSFTAMQAQKKVIKTMIITGQDGSHYWQGASNALKQILENSGLFKVDINVTPNFGGNIAEFKPDFSKYNLIVIDYGGATWSEPVRKNFEKYVADGGGVVIIHSSVVPMADWKGYNEIIGMGAWEGRNEKDGPYLYWKDGKYVYDYSPGWAGYHGLQHESVVDNRATEHPILKGLNLRWKHFKDEIYCHLRGPEKNMEILATVNEKGRDEPVMWTVRPGKGRVFVSVLGHCGNDPNMIYSMKCTGYQVTLLRGAEWAATGEVTQKVPNDFPLEDTYTLRPDFKAPFNAYIN